The genomic DNA aataaattgcgtttacacgctgaaattttaagctagtgagtaaatgacgtcattttctctagatccaaccctctgaggtcttaatcggccagttttgaacgtgagtaatggcggaccgtgaaatccaaaacttacactcaaaataaacagcctttggataaaactcaaagctcaaaattttgccagttaggtgttaagcaaacacgctttcaaaatctgaagaaaaaaaggagatgattttttgatcatagtaccactttaaagctACTCACCATATTGTAAACAATACATTTTTAGCATACCTTAGCCCCATTAAAGGGGcgtatgtattttttttctctgtttcaaCGGCGAATTTTAATATTCGTGATATCACAACATTCTCGAGATACGTCCGTAAGGTTTAGAGACACAGTTATGTCATTGAAAGCAGTCTTGTATGTTGACGGCTTTCGTCGAAACCCCTAATGTCTACCAGATCTCTGTTGTTTTCGAGGCGGGATCTTGAGCAGGGACACGATTCCTCTTACTGAGTTCTGTTGTGTGCACTTTCAAAGGGGGCGGGGGGCAACCCCTGGAggatacaaaacaaagaaatttcacGAGTTGTAGAAAGGACTAAAAGCTCCACCCACGGTTGTCACGCGTGACGCCGATCGTGCATTTACTGAAGATTTTGGACGGGGTCTAGGCGAAAATATGGAGACGGGTAATAAATCTAACAGTTGTCACCATGTCAACGAAGCTCCACCCACTCGTGTCAAGCGTGGAGTTATCAATAGGGAGGGGTACGACGATGTAGACTTTGACGAGTGACAATGTTTCTAGGTTTTTTCCCTTATCAGCCTTATGGGTCAACGGGGtaaaaagacaaaattttatCAGCCAATGACAAAAATATAAAGTGCCACATGACTTCGAAATATTATTACTTAAACGCGCTAGCCACCAATAAGGAGCGTAATAATTGTTgggaaaataataatagtaataataataataataataatagtatagTAGTAGTTTACATTGGTCAAACCGCAAGCAAGAATACGTGTATTCGGCATAGCCGACATCTCGAGCAAATGCCATCGAGTTCAGAAGAGTTTTGAAGAGATTTCGAAACATTCTACTCTtctaagaagaagaagaagaggaagaagaagagatTTTACTATGATGCAATAAACATTTTGTGTTTCCAGGAGaccaaaacaaaacttttgcaCAGATCAGAAACAGTCTGAGTCTGTCATTCAATATATTACGCTCATACAGTCTTCTTAGGGGCTGTGTCATACTCACGTTCCCGCTTAAGGTAGCTCCAAGGGATAACCCTTTATGCAGGACGTAAAAAGGTTGAGGATGAGTGCATTTCTCGTGTGTCAAGTAGGACTGGCACGAGCAACTTTCCTGCGCTTCCGGTCCGCAGTTACTGGCTGCCAATCAAACGTTTCTCTCAATAAACCGGAAATCAAGTTTTCATTCGCTTTGAGTTTTGGTCCACAAGTTTATGTGAAAGaaggaaaattttttttcttgagctTTCCGGGTTAATTTTTACAGCCAGAATAGGTTCGGGACGCTTTGTTGTCgctttcctttaatttttttttctttttcaaatcagTTAAATTCCGATTAAATTGAACAAGCCGTGATGACAAGTTTTTCACAGCCAATCCTATTGATTAAATCCAAACTGTTCAAACAAAGACAATACGGCTTTTATGTTACATATCCTAAAAACAATTCCTCGATGACTTTTTCTAACATTGTAACAGCACTCTCAGCTTatatgaaaatgttaaagaagCAAAACCTTTTGGTTGTAGTTTTCAAGTCAGTTAAATTTCGATTAAATGGAACAAGCGGTGATGAAAAGTTTTCTACAGCCACTTTTATAACTTAGATCCAAACTGCTCAAACAAAGACATCTTTTGCGTTTATGCGGCTTTTATATTACGTATCGTACAAAAAGTCTACATGACATTTTCTAACATCGTCAAAGCACTTTTAACTTATATACAAATGTTAAAGAAGCAAAACGTAGTGGTTGTAGTtacattttgttaatttttttttgttttttctcttttttttgtcgGAGGGGGAGGctgcttttgtttcttttttctttgttcgtttttctttgtttctgcttttttttttctgttatgaGACCCCAGAATGCCTTAGAATTTTCTACCGTGGCCGTCGCTGCGCTCCATAGCAAGGACAGATAATTTTCCAAAGCCGTCCTTGTCTAGCACTATGTCTATTGTCGCATTCAAATTTTCCAAGCTTGTTGATTGACATGAAAATCAGTATTAAGGACAAACACCAATGAAACATGAGGGTACTACACACACATATGTACTTTATTTACAGGGACGTTACTGACCACCTACTACACCAATACAGTCAATAATTTCGTATAATCTCTGTATTGTCATTTTGGGCTGCCAACATCAAGGGCGAAATATACGAACTGTATGACTTAGCAAATCCAAGGGAAGTGTTCTGCTCGAATGAATTGGCATGGTTCTGTGTATTTGAATCCTCTACAAAATCGAGTAACGCCTTAACCCAAACTGTCGATTCGTTAGCCACGGCTTGAAGAAGGGCGGATGTCACATCTGCTCCTTGTTCAACAAGGAACTTGGCAACGTCATGATGGTCATTGTTTGCCGCTATTTGCAGTGCAGTTTCTCCGATCAAGTTCGTGCAATTGACATCGACTGATTTCTGCAAAACGTACAGTCGCACCTCGGAATCATTTCCGTCTCGAACTGCGTCAAGAAAGCCACTCAGATCTTCGCTCAAAACGCTATCATTTGATGGAGAATCCGTTAGATCGTCGAGAATAACAGAAGATATATCTTGCTCATAAGCTTGCTCCATTGTCATTGCGTGAATGGTAGTGAAAGCACGAGTGAATAAACATTTTTAAGAGGTTGACAGATGTCACTCTTCACAATACAATGGTTTGTGAAGAGCAAACTGAAGCGCTCCTTTTCCGTCGCGTGAAGTAAACTCGGTAATGCTGTATCACTTCCTTTTACAACCAAAATATATGGATGTGTTATTTTGTAAACGTCTGACCGCCTTGGTCTCGTGCTTTTCTGGTCACCAGTCAGTCGATGTACACATCATCAAAGCTATTTTTACCACAGTCACGCAATCTTTCACCAGGCAAGAGACTCACAGCAAAGCAGAAAAAGCAAAACGAAACGTTTTCAAGGGCCAGCTTGAAACGATAATACACTAAAACCGATTTTAAATTTGCCAGTTACATTGGTCATCACTGGCAGATTTCGGAAATTGTCTGTCAAACTGTCATTGACTCAAAATGTCAAACTGTCATTGACGTGACTGTCATAACTGATGATGGCTGGAGCAATTGTATGCTTGAATGCTTTTTTAATAGTTAACTTTGAGATTCTATGTCATTAAGCaaaattttatttgtaaataggttttagatttctttttagttttcctagattttactatttttagcattgttatcctagattattttatttttgtgtcaCCAATTAGTGCTATGCGCCAGAGATTCCCATATAAAAAAGGCCTTGGGTGCTCGTACTCGTCTATGGTTGCCGAAATGTGTCAATATTCGAAGTCGCGTATACGCGTTTGAAAATTTCCACAtattaacaataaaattcaaatataTTTGAGTTTGTTCAATACATTCAATAAACTTGTAGCAAAATTCGATAAATTCGCCTTGATACGCACTCGATTCTCTGCTCCATTTACTACCGAAATCACTAAACTATTTGCACCCCGAAGAAAATGATCGATCGCATTTGAATTTCGACTCTCTCATGTGACCATTTGGAGCGCCCCGATTCGTGACGTGTCATTCTTGATGTGAGCGAAGCCgtgggaaaataaagaaacagaCTGCGGCATGAGATGAATGTGTACGAAGAACTTTCCACCGTTTGGGAATGATATGTGGTCACTGATGGTTGAACCCAATGAACGGAGGGGGAGATGTTTTAGTAGAGTTCTACCCGGGACGTTTTAGAGATATAgaattaaagtacaaaatgagtggTCTTACAGTTTCTCACATACGGAACACGTTTTGTCCCGCCTTCGATGTTCCACAACGACCGATAGgaggttttcatgtgacgtcatcgtcgccatgctggtggacgaaaacaaaagatctctcatagaccactttcataaatggcgaccacttttacattcttttgtattaatgttaattagacctactgccctcgttttaaaacaaatattcttttgaaattactCGTCACgcgtagcgaggttagtagggcttattagcattgaaacaaaagaatattttgatcaaaaataagacacaaacagcagtgataaacatattgaacttattcattttgattatgacttgacgtttcgtatgtgctctacatacattttcaaaagtaaccgttgaaatttaaaacagctatttatgtataacaaagcggatgaggggactggaacctagattaagcaaatacttaacagtaaaatatataataataataataataataataataataataataataataataataataattataataataataaaaacagaaaagattaataaagcatcagcttttcacttccgacgttgacgttgaaagctaactcaagttcttgaataaagaaggtctcttttattttacaatgatagtcagttttgcccttcgctaaaatatcaaaatgatcccacttgatgttatgtccagtggccttgacgtggtcagaaatggctgaagtattgtcatttttagctagggccttaacgtcaagtcataatcaaaatgaacaagttcaatatgtttgtcactgctgtttgtgtcttatttttgatcaaactacgatggcccaagaacaaaagtatttacgataaagaaaattttatttggccgccattatgaaagaggtctattagcttcttttgttcgttcaccagaagtcgtacatttctttaTTGTATATAGTGTTCGTGGCACGAGCAGTCCATCGCGATCCTTTCGCAAGCCTGTTCATTTTTCAGCGTTTCTCTTTGCTTCATTTCCCAATACGTACGAAAGCAATATTTGATGATATTCAATCTTATTCTGTGATCGATTTTCCGTCAACAAAACTTCCACTAAAGAGTAAAGGGAGAACAAGAGTCTGAAATCTGCaacgcgtccgccatcttgaaattttcaggtaaGCTAAATTTATTGATGAACTTGAATCGGGTCCCATTGATAGTTCtgggcttttttaattttctttttcccattgattttatagggggtcagtaggggggtcagtaagggggtcagtagggggtcagttgaccgggggtcagtgttttgtcgaaacccatACTATACTGGTATTTATAGACCACACAATTTGGCTTTACGAGCATGAAATTTGAAACAGCAAAGCATCATGACTGTGTTTACATTGAACTGCCTCGCAATCGTAtggcatatttttattttcttcttggcCAAGTGCGCAAGTCTTTAAACCACGAAGTATCCAGCTTTGCTATGTATGTTACCGAAGGCCTGCTTTTTATCAGCAGTTGCAGTAAATCTAGTTCTGATTCTTCCAGCTTTTTCGGTTGACCCTTATCTGTGTGACGATTGACGGACCGATGGACATAAGTTGCAGGTTTGACAAAACTCGTCTTCCATATTTTGTAAGACCACTCATTTGGTACTTTAATCCTATGTCTCTAAAACTTCCCGGGTAGAACTCTGTTGAAACATCTCACCCTCCGTTCAACCATCAGTGACCACATATCATTTCCAAACGGTGAAACGTTCTTTGTACACATTCCTCTCATGCCgcggtttttttttatattctccCGCAGCCTTGCTCACATCAAGAATGACACGTCACGATCGGGGCGCTCCAAATGGTCACATGAGCAAGTCGAAATTCAAATGCGATCGATCATTTTTTTCGGGGTGGAAACAGTTTAGTGATTTCGGTAGTATGAAACAATTCAAGCAATATTCAGTcgataatttaagcaatagatTCATTCGATGATTCCAGCAAAATTCATTTGATAATTCAAGAACTATTCATTCGATGAGTCGAAAAATTTCATTCGATATTGCAAGTGACCTACCTTCCATATTCCGATAGAAGGCTTGGCTACTGAGTTTAAAAATGGCGGAACAAATTGAATGGGTGCATTTGGCGCTAAGCCTGCTCAATTTACTGGATAAAAGTGAAATAGATTCTGAACAGGTAACCGATCCTATCGCAGCTAATGTAATTAATGGCGTTGAAATAGCTCTTTCTGTTATTCTTCTCATGGCAGATACTATTAATGATGAACGACAGTCTTTGATATTACCGCGGCCCAACGCAATGCAGTGTTGTCAGGATCCACTCTTGTTAGACTTGACCTTACTCCGTCACGTTGAACTCGTAGTCCCAGGGATCTTAGGTGCCCAATTAGGTAGGATTGACCACTGCTGGGTCTTCTATAACGTCATCAAGTTCTGAGTCAGTTATGTCTGAAAACTTATTAAGATCTTCAAGACCAGGATCTGCCACACGTCTGTGAATCGTAGAAcgagaaaaatttaaaattttagcaaTGCGAGTCCAAGTGAACCCAAGCCCTCTCAATTCTTCCAAAATAGCTGGTGGTATATCGAAGGATGGTCTCCCGCGTCCACTCCTTTTACAAGAGGGCTTGCCTAAATCCACAGCACTGGTTTTCCTTCTCTCAGTCTCAGCAAGTTGTTGCCACCAGTATCGATGAATTTCGCATGTCACTCACCAAGCTCAAGAAACAAAGACTGTCGTTCATCATTAATAGTATCTGCCATGACAAGAGCAATTTCAACGCCATTAAATACATTGGCTGCGATAGGATAGGTTACCCCTtcacatagttaatagaggggaatgcttatgaaactcgacaaatttctttgttgtaggtttttgttctcctttttggccttgaccgtgcagaaaacacaatagttgtttacttcgttctgaggaactaaccaatagaaacgtgttggttacgtaattcatgcatagtgtatgagcgcaaacaaaagattgtgcccggtcgtggactttccaacctaaatcttggcatctttgtttactcatttgatgtttgccgagcttcaaaaccagtccacTCTGTTAACTATGCTCTTCAGAATCTATTTCACATAGCCGGTCTAGCTACGtattattttaaagcttttgtcTATGAATATTTTAGCACCTCCTTACATTAATGAATTATTACATCGTTGCAGTCCAAGTCTTTATCTTAGATCCGCAAACCAATGCCTTCTTGTCATCCCCAGGTCTAATCAAAAGACCTATGGTGACAGAGCATTTTCTGTGGCAGATCCGAATTTATGGAATGCTCTGCCCATCAGCGTTAGGCAAAGTAGTACACTCCTTATTCTTAAGAGGAATGCAAAGACCTTTCGGAACCTTTTTTCTATTGTTAAGTTGTGtgtggaaaactgtttgttttcggTCGGCGTACGCGCGTcaaaacaacgaagaaaaacATGCTTGCCATTGTTTTACGCCACACTTCTGAATCCTCGATCATGCGCCCTCGGTGAATAAATCACATATCCCGTTGTTGCCTAAAAATAACCCTTACTTAGCAATGCGGTTGCAGATGACGCTAAGGACCCAGAGGTGGATTAACCAATTGACTCCAACAAATTCGAGGGAATTTCTTATTCGAGgaataactctacaacactgtaaGTTTCACGGTACGGCAATGTTGCGGTACCATACGAAACACCAATGATTGTTTGACAAATGACAATCATTAACGTATCGTAATAGATTACCACGGCAACAAATGTCATCCAAAACACGCTAGAGTTTGTCTTAAAACGCCTAaatttattgctggaaagtgtgATTAGAAGGCTAAGTTAAAActctctaaccctaaccctaaccctaaacctcTTATCTCTTAATTACCCTTAGGTTAGACAGATTTTTAAATGCCTCTAAAAGTAAGCACCAGGCCGAGGGGGCCGGGTGGTAGGATTAACAGGCTCCCTTGGGGCAAGAGCTTCGACGCTAACTGTTTCATGTCAAGTCCACGGCAACGCTAGCCTGCGAACTAAGACGTCTTTCCGGCGGTCGGaagggggagagaaacgaccgccggaaatacgtctgcgttcgtaGACTACAGCAACTCTCTCAAATGAAATTTTTCTAATCCCGCTGAGTGCGGAGATTTAGGAACACTTCATCATTTTCACGTCGAAATACACTACAGCGTTTTGAGGCCAATTTAAACATAATGTCGAAAATGTCTTACAAACTCCATGAAAGGCCATATATTTTGTCGTCTTGCGATCATTTCTCCCGTGGGGAGGGGGGACTCCATTATATGGGCTACGTAGCTACGTGCGGCCcaaaagggtatggtttttcaGTCGTTTTGGTCATACATAGGGAAGAGTTTTTGAACTTTTCGATTGAATTATGTATGCTTTTTAGAAGAAGCTACTTTTTCATCATTATCGATAAAACCATCAACAAAAGCCCTTCATAAATTATGTTTAGAGCAATCGAATatttggtcaggtcataaatagggtagggaaaatggcagattttggtcattgcTGCTGccgtgagtgagcctgaagcgaacgaacgagaCAGCTCTTTAATTGGGAGAACACAGTTTATATTTAGCACTTTTTAAGAACACAGAACTTATCTCATATAATCTGAGTCCCGTGATGATTGTAAAATTGTTGTGTTGGGATGGAAGACCATGAAAGAGAATGTGTGTTCCGGGTAAAGATACAATACTACTTACTGTGTGATGAAAGATATCAATCAGtcaatgtttgtttatttcttttgtgtttgctCCCTTctcaaaacaaagacaaacacATTGAATAAAACATGTACGTTTTAGTTCAATAGAGTTtgagaaaacaaataaagtttACACTAGATTTAAACGCAACAGCGCCGGTGAATCAGTTAGAACAACGTTGAGGGTAGAAGTTTTTGTCTctcctttaaagtggtactacgaccaaaaaaccaattattttttctttggatttcaaaactatgttaactaaacactaactgacccaagttttaagttctgattttaaaaagacaccggtttattttaactggaattttcttatttatttgtccgccattactaactttaaaatcttgagagagctgggtcgaggagaaaatgacgtcaaagactcactagtttaagaatgcaatgcatgtgtacgcggccgaattaatatgcagcacgggagtttcgggcttccagacatttaaacccgtgttttgcatatgtaataaattgcgtttacacgctgaaattttaagctagtgagtaaatgacgtcattttctctagatccaaccctctgaggtcttaatcggccagttttgaacgtgagtaatggcggaccgtgaaatccaaaacttacactcaaaataaacagcctttggataaaactcaaagctcaaaattttgccagttaggtgttaagcaaacacgctttcaaaatctgaagaaaaaaaggagatgattttttgatcatagtaccactttaaagctACTCACCATATTGTAAACAATACATTTTTAGCATACCTTAGCCCCATTAAAGGGGcgtatgtattttttttctctgtttcaaCGGCGAATTTTAATATTCGTGATATCACAACATTCTCGAGATACGTCCGTAAGGTTTAGAGACACAGTTATGTCATTGAAAGCAGTCTTGTATGTTGACGGCTTTCGTCGAAACCCCTAATGTCTACCAGATCTCTGTTGTTTTCGAGGCGGGATCTTGAGCAGGGACACGATTCCTCTTACTGAGTTCTGTTGTGTGCACTTTCAAAGGGGGCGGGGGGCAACCCCTGGAggatacaaaacaaagaaatttcacGAGTTGTAGAAAGGACTAAAAGCTCCACCCACGGTTGTCACGCGTGACGCCGATCGTGCATTTACTGAAGATTTTGGACGGGGTCTAGGCGAAAATATGGAGACGGGTAATAAATCTAACAGTTGTCACCATGTCAACGAAGCTCCACCCACTCGTGTCAAGCGTGGAGTTATCAATAGGGAGGGGTACGACGATGTAGACTTTGACGAGTGACAATGTTTCTAGGTTTTTTCCCTTATCAGCCTTATGGGTCAACGGGGtaaaaagacaaaattttatCAGCCAATGACAAAAATATAAAGTGCCACATGACTTCGAAATATTATTACTTAAACGCGCTAGCCACCAATAAGGAGCGTAATAATTGTTgggaaaataataatagtaataataataataataataataataatagtatagTAGTAGTTTACATTGGTCAAACCGCAAGCAAGAATACGTGTATTCGGCATAGCCGACATCTCGAGCAAATGCCATCGAGTTCAGAAGAGTTTTGAAGAGATTTCGAAACATTCTACTCTtctaagaagaagaagaagaggaagaagaagagatTTTACTATGATGCAATAAACATTTTGTGTTTCCAGGAGaccaaaacaaaacttttgcaCAGATCAGAAACAGTCTGAGTCTGTCATTCAATATATTACGCTCATACAGTCTTCTTAGGGGCTGTGTCATACTCACGTTCCCGCTTAAGGTAGCTCCAAGGGATAACCCTTTATGCAGGACGTAAAAAGGTTGAGGATGAGTGCATTTCTCGTGTGTCAAGTAGGACTGGCACGAGCAACTTTCCTGCGCTTCCGGTCCGCAGTTACTGGCTGCCAATCAAACGTTTCTCTCAATAAACCGGAAATCAAGTTTTCATTCGCTTTGAGTTTTGGTCCACAAGTTTATGTGAAAGaaggaaaattttttttcttgagctTTCCGGGTTAATTTTTACAGCCAGAATAGGTTCGGAACGCTTTGTTGTCgctttcctttaatttttttttctctttcaaatcAGTTAAATTCCGATTAAATTGAACAAGCCGTGATGACAAGTTTTTCACAGCCAATCCTATTGATTAAATCCAAACTGTTCAAACAAAGACAATACGGCTTTTATGTTACATATCCTAAAAACAATTCCTCGATGACTTTTTCTAACATTGTAACAGCACTCTCAGCTTatatgaaaatgttaaagaagCAAAACCTTTTGGTTGTAGTTTTCAAGTCAGTTAAATTTCGATTAAATGGAACAAGCGGTGATGAAGAGTTTTCTACAGCCACTTTTATAACTTAGATCCAAACTGCTCAAACAAAGACATCTTTTGCGTTTATGCGGCTTTTATATTACGT from Montipora capricornis isolate CH-2021 chromosome 2, ASM3666992v2, whole genome shotgun sequence includes the following:
- the LOC138037583 gene encoding G patch domain and ankyrin repeat-containing protein 1 homolog — protein: MTMEQAYEQDISSVILDDLTDSPSNDSVLSEDLSGFLDAVRDGNDSEVRLYVLQKSVDVNCTNLIGETALQIAANNDHHDVAKFLVEQGADVTSALLQAVANESTVWVKALLDFVEDSNTQNHANSFEQNTSLGFAKSYSSYISPLMLAAQNDNTEIIRNY